Genomic window (Hydrogenimonas cancrithermarum):
CTTTTGCCTCTTCGATTTCGATGCCGGCTGCGGTGATGTACAATGGACGTCTGCTTCCGCCCCGGTAGAGTTCATGGAGTGAAGAGATCTTTCCAAACCTGCTTTTGGCTACGCCTATGACCGGTACTCTCTGCTCGAAATATTCGTAAAGCGCGTACCCGAAGCCCGCCCTTCCGTTTTCATCGAGCGTAACGTAGCCGTCTACGATGAGAAGTTCGGGTTCAAGACGGTATCTTTCGATGAGATGTACGACCGCAGGCAGCTCGCGTCTGTAAAACTCTCCCGGAATATAGTTGCAAGCTATATCGGAACGATCCGTATACTCGATGCGCGGGGAACGCGCTTCGAACGACGAAAACCCCACTGCCGCGGAGAAGGCTTCGCCTCCCCTGTAACAGACATCCAATGCGAAGATCACGGAGTCTTTCTGAAAACCAAAATCTCTTTGTCCGCTTCGTCGCCATACATCTGCAACGGATAACTCTGGATCAGTTCGAGGCCGCTCATCCCGGCAATCGTATCAGGCGTATGGTAGTATTGAACAATCGTATCGGTTTCGCGCAGAAAACAACCGTTTCGAGATTTTTCAAAATAGTCTATTCTCGTTTTCAGAAGTCCCCCTTCGAATACGGAATCGAGTGAGAGATGATACGCGTCGTCCGACCTGACGAGCGATCCCTGCGCCACCTCTTCGAAACCGTAGAGGGTATTGATATCGGCGACAAATATACCGCCTGGCTTCAGCACATTGCCGACACACGCCATGAAACGCTTCAGCTCCCCTTCCGGAAGGTAGTTCAGCACATCGAAAATCGCCGTGGCGGCATCGAAACTCTCTTTAACGTCACACACATCGAGCGCCTCGGCATCGATACCGAGAGCCCTTGCCTGCTCCACCATTCTCTCGCTCAAATCGACACCAAGCGCCTTTTCGAGGCCAAGCTCGCTTTGCGCTTTTTTTAAAAATTTCCCGCTTCCGCATCCGATATCGATGAGTGTATCGGGCTGCCAGCTTTTCAACAGACCGATATAGAAGTCATACAGTGCCTCGACCGCCTCTTCAAAGCCCAGAAGCGGCTCTATTTTCGCGTAAAGCTCAAGCCCCACACACAACCTTTTCCATCTGCGTATAGAGATCCATTATTTCGCTTTTTTTTGCGAGGAAGCTGTGTTTGTTGGCGATCAGATGCGCACTCGATTCCATAATCGTCTCGGCTACCTTCAAGCCGTTCTCCTTCATCGTCGTTCCTGTCTCAACAATATCGACAATCGCATCGGCCAGACCGACGAGCGGTGCAAGCTCGATGGATCCATAGAGTTTGATCACCTCGACGCCCATCGCTTTTTTACTGAAGTAGTTGCGGGTGATGTTGACCATTTTGGATGCCACTTTCATCTGTGGTTTGCTCCAATCCAGCTCATCTTCGTTTCTGATACCCACGGCCACTTTGCATCTTCCGATACCGAGATCGAGAAGACGCACGACATCGAGCCCCTGCTCTTCTATCACATCGAGCCCGACAACGCCGATATCGGCCGCCTGGTGGGCCACATAGGTCGGTACATCCTGGTTTCGTACGAGCAGGAATCGAAACGCTCCCATCTCCAGGATAAGTTTGCGTGACTCGAATTTGAACGCATTTCCGAAAATCGTCTCGAAAATATCAAGCGTCTCCTCGGCAATCCGCCCTTTCGGCAGTGCAATGGTCAACATTCTTCTTCCTTTAGCATCAGTTTCATTCCTTTAAATATAACGGTCTCGTCGATCTCCGCCTCCGGTAGAAGGGGGGCGACGATCGGTGCATCACCACCCGTTACGACGATACGCTTTCCTTTGGCAAACCGCTCTGTCACTCTTTTTATCGGTGCCAGAATCGCGAAGCTGATCGCATCACGCGTCTTCATCGGAAGCTTTTCCAAGTCGACGTGCGGATTGAGATCGAACATCAGTTTCGGTGAAACCGCACGGTAGGCATCGAGCATGGCACGGATCCCCGGCCATATCCAGCCACCCAGATGGCGGCCCTCTTCCATCACATCGACGGTGACGGCACTTCCCGCATCGATGACCACTCCGTCCCATATGCCGAGGCACGCCGCCTCCCGATCGACTCCAAGCCCACGATACTGCGTATTCAGCAGATGCCGGCCGGAAAGATCGATCCATCGGGGTGCCGAAGCTTCGATCGTCCTTCTGACTTCGTCGTTGACGCAGATAAAAAAGAGCGCTTTCTCTTTATATCTCTCTATTCCCTCCGCGTGGGAAAGATGGAATATCTTTCCATTGTCGAAAAAGTGCATCCGGCTGTTGCCGACGTCACATAGTGTCATACGGCAATGACCTTCCACCCTTCCGACTCGAGCAGTGCCTTCGCTTTGGAACATAGCGGTGCCCGTATCAAAACGATGTTCTGCAAAATTTTATAACCATAATGGTTTTCGATCCTGCTCTTGAGGTCGAACCACTCGCGCACCTCTTTTTGCAATACCCTGCTCTTTTTGTCGACCACAAAGACGAGAACATACCTGTTTTTCAGATCGATACCGTGATAGACCTCCATCCGTTTGCGGCTTCCTATCGTCTTCAGAGCAAACGGCTCGAACCGTTTGAAAAGATACCCTCTCGCCTGTAACGGCTCCAGAACCGATTTCATCGTCATGCCGCTACTGGTGAAGTTTGAAATAGTACTTCTCATAGTAGAGTGTATCCTTTGTCGCGAAAAACCAGTCGTCGATCTCGTCGGGAATCTCGAAGACATTTTCCGATGCAAGGACGGGATCGGTTGCGATGATATACCCCTGCTTTTCGATCAGATAGATAAACTCGCCGTAGATCGCGCCGACGAAGTGCGCGAATGGAAATTTTCTGCTCTGCAGAATTTTCAGATCGGTATCGCAGTGATAGATCGTCCCCTCTTTCGAGAGGATATAGATACCGTCTTCCAGGAAAAGCACGTGGCTTATCTCCAGTGTCTGGGCATCCATCAGTTTGGGGCTGACGGAAATGATGCGATGCGGTGTCGCGGCAACGAGTCGGTTCCCGATAACGTCGAGAAAAATGATGTTGTTGAACTCCTCCCCTTTGCCGACGACGATTTCACGCACTTTCGCGCCATTGTTTTTGTTCAGGATCACCAGTTTTCCGTCGAGTGTCGGAATCAGCACGAGCTGCTCGAGCATCATCGGCGATGCGATGCGTATGTCGGCCGTCAGAGCGGGATCGGACCCATACTTCACGATTGTCTTTTTCGCTTTGTAGTCATAGATTCCGTAACTGTTCCCTTCGATCAAAAAGGCGATGGCATCGGTTCCCGGAATGAAAAGCGCCGCGAGAAGCCGCCGGGGAAGATCGATCGTGTCGCTGCTGTTTGTCTCCGTATTGAAAATGATATTGGGCTTGCAGTCTCCGGCTGCGGCGACAAGGGGCCCCGACTGAGCGATGTAGCGATACCCCTTCGGCAGATGGTAGGACAAGAGCCCCTCTTCGGTAATAACCTGTCCGTTTGCGAGGGTCGCGGAATCGTAGCCGATCTCAACGATTTTGGCCGGCAGTTCGCCGTCGTAGTTGACGACCCCTTCGATCGTTTCGGGTTCGAAGTAGTTTTTTTCGCTGCATCCGGTGCCAAGAAGTGCAAAAAGGAGAAGCAGAAAGGAGAAAACGGACGATCGGATCATCTGGACCCTTCTTTTTTGCCCGACGCGGCGATGCCGTAGTGGTTCAGCATCCGTGCAGCGGCTTTGAGCGGAGAGCTGTCGGCGATCATCGCCAGCCTCTCTTTGGCCTGCGAAACTTCACCCGCCTTCATCAGAAGATAAGCCTCATCGAATATCGCAAAATCTTTCAAGAGTGCCTCGCTCTGCATCCGATAGTTCTTGATCGTTTCCGCACTCTTTTTCCAGACACCCAGATGATAGCGGGCCAAATCGGAAACAACCTCATCTTTGCTTTCCGCCAGCGTCTCGAGTGTGCTCACATCACCCGCCTGCGTCGCATGCTGGAGCAATACCAGCCGGGCCAATGGCGGGTTCTCCTTTTTCAGCGTCTCCAGCGCCCCTTTGTCCGAAGGATTTTTCTGCAGCTGTAAAAAAGCCGCATTGGCGCGCAGAAGCTGTTGCTCTTTCAGATATCCCATCACGCCATACCCAATACCGCCAACCACGACGAGAACCGCAACGGCCAGAATGGCCAACCTGTTACGCTTGTAAAAACGCTCCACTTTGATCAATCCCGAAAGAAGCTTCTCATCCTGCGTCAGCTCCTCTTTCGCAAACTCCACCTGCTCTTTGATACTCACGTGCACTCCTGAAAACTACGCTTAAAATTTAGTGTGATATCATATCAAAACTAAAGTTAAAAAAAGTGAAGGATGCCGAAACATGAAATTTGATGATGCGATGCTGCAACGCCTGGAGAAACTTTCGATGCTCAAAATCGAAGAGGAAAAACGCGAAGAGATGATCGGGGAACTCGAAAAGATCGTCGGTTTCGTGGAGGTTTTGGGCGAACTCGACACCGAAGGGCTCGACCCCTCCTTCAGTACCCTCGAAGGCGGCACCCCGATGCGCGAAGATACTCCCGACGAAGACCCTGAAATCCGAAGAATCATCCTCGAAAACGCACCCAAAACCAAAGACGACTACTTTGTCGTACCGAACATTATCGAATAGACCATGATCAGACTCTACGGTATCAAAACCTGCGACTCCGTCCGCAAAGCGGTCAAATTTCTCAAAGCCCGTAACATCGATTTCGAAATGGTCGATTTTAGGAACACACCCGTCGGATGCGACACGATCGACCGTTGGCTGGAGCGGGTTCCCGTGGCGAAGCTTTTCAATACACGCGGAACCACCTACCGGACGCTGAATCTCAAATCGCTCGCGCTCGACGATGCAGCCAAACGCGCATGGCTCTGCAAGGAGAACATGCTTATCAAACGCCCGGTCGTCGAAACCGACGATGGCGAAGTGATCGTGGGCTATGACGAAAACCGCTACAAGGAAATTTTTAGATGAGCAATGTCGCAATCGATATCAGAAAACTTTTGAAAAATGTCGTCGCCTACAAAGCGAGCGACCTCCACCTCGTCAGCCGAAGCGAACCACAGATCCGCATCGACGGACGTCTCGTACCTCTCAATCTTCCGAAACTCGACGGTGAAGCGATCGAAGAGATGTGCTACTCGATCATTACCGAAAAACAGAAAAAAGCGTTCGAAGAGCACAAAGAGCTCGATTTCGCGATACAGATCCCCGAAGTCGGCCGTTTTCGTGCCAACTATTACCGCACGATGGGCGACGTCGCCGCGGCGTTTCGTGTCATTCCCACACATATTCCCAGCATCGACGACCTCGAGGCACCGCAGATCTACAAAAAGCTGATCCAGCGCGAAAAAGGCCTCATTCTCGTCACGGGACCTACGGGAAGCGGTAAATCGACGACACTCGCCGCGATGCTGAATGAAATCAACATGACCGAGCGAAAACACATCATCACGATCGAAGACCCGATCGAATTCGTCCATGAAAACAACCAATCGCTCTTTTCACACCGGAACATCGGGACCGATACCGACTCCTTCGCGCAGGCGCTGAAATACTCGCTTCGTGAAGACCCCGATGTCATCCTGATCGGAGAGATGCGGGATAAAGAGACGATCGCGGCGGCGTTGACGGCAGCGGAAACCGGTCACCTCGTCTTCGGAACACTCCACACCAACTCCGCGGCCCAGACGGTCAACCGTATCATCGACGTCTTCAGTGGCGACGAACAGCCGCAGGTACGGGCACAGCTCTCCACGTCGCTCGTCGCCGTCATCGCCCAGGCGCTCCTGCCGAAAATCGGCGGAGGACGAATCGCCGTACCGGAGATTCTCATCACCAACCCGGCGATCGCCAACCTTATCCGGGAAGACAAGGTTCATCAGATCTACAGCCAGATGCAGCTTGGCCAGGGCGAAAGCGGGATGCAGACACAGACGCAGGTCATGGTCAAACTCGTCAAAAACCATATGATCGAAAAAAGCGAGGCCCTTCGTTTCTCTACCCGTCCCGACGAACTGCTCAAGGCGCTGCAGCACGCCTGATATCCGCTTCTCGATGCACCGTTTGATTCACAAACGGCGCGTTTTTCATCATCTTCCACGTTCCTGACGTTGCCTTTTTCCACTCTCTCACACGATTTATGGTATTATTGCGCCAAATTTTTGAAGGATAGACGAGATGAGCAGATGGAGCAAATCGAGCTGGCGAGATTTTCCGATCAAACAGCAGCCACACTACAAAGACCCCGAAGCGGTCAGACAGGTCGAGCAGGAACTTGAAAAGTTTCCTCCGCTGATCTTTGCGGAAGAGGCCCGCAGTCTGCAGGAGAAACTCGGCGATGTCAGCAAAGGGGAGGCGTTCTTGCTGCAAGGTGGCGACTGTGCCGAAAGTTTCAACGCCTTCAATGCCGATACGATCAAAAACCTTTTCAAAGTGATGATGCAGATGGCTGTGGTCATGACCTATTCGAGCGGAAAACCGGTCGTGAAAGTCGGCCGTATCGCTGGACAGTTCGCCAAACCGCGCAGCTCCGACGTCGAATCGAAAGGCGATGTCGAACTGCCGAGCTACCGCGGCGACATCGTCAACGATGCCGACTTCGTTCCCGAAGCCCGCGAACCGAAGCCTGAAAAACTTGTCAAAGCCTACTACCAGTCCGCTGCCACACTCAACCTTCTTCGTGCATTCTCCCGTGGAGGAATGGCGGACCTGACCAAGGTACACAACTGGAATCTCGATTTCGTCAAGGACAAGGCACTCGGACAACGCTACGAAGAGCTGGCGGAGAAGATCACACAGGCGATGGATTTCATCAAAGCGTGTGGCATTACTCCCCAAAATACACCGCAGCTTCATGAAACGGTGCTCTATACCTCCCATGAAGCGCTTCTGCTCAATTACGAAGAGGCTCTGACACGCGTCGACTCGCTGACAGGCGACTGGTACGACTGCTCCGCGCATATGCTCTGGATTGGTGACAGAACGCGCAATCTCGATGGCGCGCATATCGAATTTTTCCGAGGCATCAACAATCCCGTCGGCGTCAAAGTCGGCCCCACGATGAACGAGGACGAACTGATCGCGCTGATCGACAAGCTCAATCCGCAGAACGTTCCCGGCCGTCTGACGCTTATCGTTCGTATGGGTGCAGACAAAATTGGAGAACTCTTTCCTCCACTGCTCAGGCGCGTCAAAGCGGAAGGAAAACAGGTTGTCTGGAGCTGTGACCCGATGCATGGCAATACGTTCAAAACCGAAAGCGGTTTCAAGACACGCGAGTTCAACAACATTCTTTCGGAAG
Coding sequences:
- a CDS encoding class I SAM-dependent DNA methyltransferase, yielding MGLELYAKIEPLLGFEEAVEALYDFYIGLLKSWQPDTLIDIGCGSGKFLKKAQSELGLEKALGVDLSERMVEQARALGIDAEALDVCDVKESFDAATAIFDVLNYLPEGELKRFMACVGNVLKPGGIFVADINTLYGFEEVAQGSLVRSDDAYHLSLDSVFEGGLLKTRIDYFEKSRNGCFLRETDTIVQYYHTPDTIAGMSGLELIQSYPLQMYGDEADKEILVFRKTP
- the hisG gene encoding ATP phosphoribosyltransferase encodes the protein MLTIALPKGRIAEETLDIFETIFGNAFKFESRKLILEMGAFRFLLVRNQDVPTYVAHQAADIGVVGLDVIEEQGLDVVRLLDLGIGRCKVAVGIRNEDELDWSKPQMKVASKMVNITRNYFSKKAMGVEVIKLYGSIELAPLVGLADAIVDIVETGTTMKENGLKVAETIMESSAHLIANKHSFLAKKSEIMDLYTQMEKVVCGA
- a CDS encoding type III pantothenate kinase — translated: MTLCDVGNSRMHFFDNGKIFHLSHAEGIERYKEKALFFICVNDEVRRTIEASAPRWIDLSGRHLLNTQYRGLGVDREAACLGIWDGVVIDAGSAVTVDVMEEGRHLGGWIWPGIRAMLDAYRAVSPKLMFDLNPHVDLEKLPMKTRDAISFAILAPIKRVTERFAKGKRIVVTGGDAPIVAPLLPEAEIDETVIFKGMKLMLKEEEC
- the gatC gene encoding Asp-tRNA(Asn)/Glu-tRNA(Gln) amidotransferase subunit GatC, which codes for MKFDDAMLQRLEKLSMLKIEEEKREEMIGELEKIVGFVEVLGELDTEGLDPSFSTLEGGTPMREDTPDEDPEIRRIILENAPKTKDDYFVVPNIIE
- a CDS encoding type IV pilus twitching motility protein PilT, which translates into the protein MSNVAIDIRKLLKNVVAYKASDLHLVSRSEPQIRIDGRLVPLNLPKLDGEAIEEMCYSIITEKQKKAFEEHKELDFAIQIPEVGRFRANYYRTMGDVAAAFRVIPTHIPSIDDLEAPQIYKKLIQREKGLILVTGPTGSGKSTTLAAMLNEINMTERKHIITIEDPIEFVHENNQSLFSHRNIGTDTDSFAQALKYSLREDPDVILIGEMRDKETIAAALTAAETGHLVFGTLHTNSAAQTVNRIIDVFSGDEQPQVRAQLSTSLVAVIAQALLPKIGGGRIAVPEILITNPAIANLIREDKVHQIYSQMQLGQGESGMQTQTQVMVKLVKNHMIEKSEALRFSTRPDELLKALQHA
- a CDS encoding class II 3-deoxy-7-phosphoheptulonate synthase; translation: MSRWSKSSWRDFPIKQQPHYKDPEAVRQVEQELEKFPPLIFAEEARSLQEKLGDVSKGEAFLLQGGDCAESFNAFNADTIKNLFKVMMQMAVVMTYSSGKPVVKVGRIAGQFAKPRSSDVESKGDVELPSYRGDIVNDADFVPEAREPKPEKLVKAYYQSAATLNLLRAFSRGGMADLTKVHNWNLDFVKDKALGQRYEELAEKITQAMDFIKACGITPQNTPQLHETVLYTSHEALLLNYEEALTRVDSLTGDWYDCSAHMLWIGDRTRNLDGAHIEFFRGINNPVGVKVGPTMNEDELIALIDKLNPQNVPGRLTLIVRMGADKIGELFPPLLRRVKAEGKQVVWSCDPMHGNTFKTESGFKTREFNNILSEVKQFFQIHKAEGTVAGGIHLEMTGEDVTECTGSQSCNITVDALGNRYHTQCDPRLNANQALEMAFMISEFFKDLKK
- a CDS encoding arsenate reductase family protein, translating into MIRLYGIKTCDSVRKAVKFLKARNIDFEMVDFRNTPVGCDTIDRWLERVPVAKLFNTRGTTYRTLNLKSLALDDAAKRAWLCKENMLIKRPVVETDDGEVIVGYDENRYKEIFR
- a CDS encoding endonuclease V, which codes for MIFALDVCYRGGEAFSAAVGFSSFEARSPRIEYTDRSDIACNYIPGEFYRRELPAVVHLIERYRLEPELLIVDGYVTLDENGRAGFGYALYEYFEQRVPVIGVAKSRFGKISSLHELYRGGSRRPLYITAAGIEIEEAKEAIGKMHGPYRIPDILRYVDRLSRYECGEGKSLPPEKGGNQVT